From Paenibacillus thermoaerophilus, one genomic window encodes:
- the citZ gene encoding citrate synthase, producing the protein MTATKGLEGIVAASSSISSIIDGVLTYRGYNIDDLAENATFEEVAYLLWHGKLPTQAELDQLIAQLGEYATVAPAVIEQIKLYPKDTNSMAALRTAVSSLALYDEEANDMSVEANLRKAVKLQAQLPAVVAAFARIRQGLEPVAPKKGVGVAHNFLYMLTGKDPDPVAVRALDKALVLHADHELNASTFASRVTVATLSDIYSGVTSAIGALKGPLHGGANEAVMAMLEEIGTMDNIEPYIQRKLNNKEKIMGFGHRVYKNGDPRAKHLQKMSAELGKITGNTTWYEMSVKIEELVTGQKGLKPNVDFYSASVYTSLGIPRDLFTPIFAISRVSGWTAHILEQYSDNRLIRPRAEYVGPTNQKYVPIGSR; encoded by the coding sequence ATGACTGCTACTAAAGGTTTGGAAGGAATTGTTGCCGCCTCGTCCTCGATCAGCTCGATCATCGACGGCGTGTTGACCTATCGCGGGTACAACATCGACGACTTGGCCGAGAACGCAACGTTCGAGGAAGTGGCTTACCTGCTCTGGCACGGCAAATTGCCGACGCAGGCCGAACTGGATCAACTGATTGCGCAGCTTGGCGAATACGCGACCGTAGCGCCTGCCGTAATCGAACAAATCAAACTGTACCCGAAAGACACGAACTCGATGGCTGCGCTCCGTACGGCCGTGTCGAGCCTTGCTCTGTACGACGAAGAAGCGAACGACATGAGCGTCGAAGCGAACCTCCGCAAGGCCGTCAAACTGCAAGCCCAACTGCCCGCGGTCGTCGCCGCTTTCGCGCGCATCCGCCAAGGCTTGGAGCCGGTCGCTCCGAAAAAAGGCGTTGGCGTCGCGCACAACTTCCTGTATATGCTGACTGGCAAAGATCCCGATCCGGTAGCCGTTCGAGCGCTGGACAAGGCTCTCGTGCTCCATGCCGACCATGAGTTGAACGCTTCCACGTTCGCATCCCGCGTAACGGTCGCGACGCTGTCGGACATCTACTCCGGCGTAACCTCCGCGATCGGTGCTCTCAAAGGGCCGCTGCACGGCGGCGCCAACGAAGCGGTTATGGCGATGCTCGAGGAGATCGGCACGATGGACAACATCGAGCCTTACATCCAAAGGAAGCTGAACAACAAGGAAAAAATTATGGGCTTCGGCCACCGCGTCTACAAAAACGGCGATCCGCGCGCGAAGCATCTGCAAAAAATGTCCGCAGAGCTTGGAAAAATCACCGGCAATACGACCTGGTACGAGATGTCGGTCAAAATCGAAGAATTGGTAACGGGCCAAAAAGGTCTGAAGCCAAACGTCGATTTCTACTCGGCTTCCGTCTATACGTCGCTGGGAATTCCGCGCGACCTGTTCACGCCGATCTTCGCGATCAGCCGCGTATCGGGCTGGACGGCGCATATCCTGGAGCAGTATTCCGACAACCGTCTGATTCGTCCGCGCGCCGAATACGTCGGACCGACGAACCAGAAGTACGTTCCGATCGGCTCCAGATAA
- a CDS encoding Ppx/GppA phosphatase family protein, which yields MNESERIGIIDIGSNSIRLVLYELLDGDAYRIIDESKESARLSDRIREDGTLGIEDIRYLADVLLHFKRLCAANRIGRIRAVATAAIRNAANRRDIVAALRAWTGLDIEVLSGEEEARIGFLGMINTTDIADGFLIDIGGGSTEISLFRNRKLLHSVSFPFGCVNTAKRYAAGNGPVRPEQLEEIRKMVDEALRKHPWCASNRGLPLIGLGGTVRTLCKIDQARRRYSLPLTHQYELQPSQVRGWIDTLAPLSAEKRKKFDGVSDDRADLIVPGFAILHAILQHLGSTVLVVSGAGLRDGLFYETINPKRPLVDNVLQRSVHTLLKLYPTVSVRHTDQVNKLALKLFDGVFGKEGDPRLRSCVDAASRLYRIGIAISYYDYPKHTFYMLAHSRLNGMSHREVLMTALIASYKTRGRAKKLQQAHRDILQDQDLGVISRLGTLVRLAVALDRSGTQPVSEIEVTRTPDQLQVHLYSTHDTSVELREVRSLRSEIKKVWGFKLVLRETRDKQQKPGKKRKRSAE from the coding sequence ATGAACGAATCTGAACGCATCGGCATTATCGACATCGGATCAAACTCGATACGCCTTGTGCTGTACGAACTGCTGGACGGGGACGCCTACCGGATCATCGATGAAAGCAAGGAATCTGCCCGGCTTAGCGACCGGATTCGCGAGGACGGCACGCTGGGCATCGAGGATATCCGCTACTTGGCGGACGTCCTCCTTCACTTCAAGCGCCTCTGCGCCGCCAACCGGATCGGGCGAATCCGGGCTGTAGCCACGGCCGCCATCCGGAACGCGGCGAACCGCCGCGACATCGTGGCGGCTCTGCGCGCATGGACGGGTCTCGACATCGAGGTTCTCAGCGGCGAGGAGGAAGCCCGGATCGGCTTTCTCGGCATGATCAACACGACCGATATCGCGGACGGCTTTCTTATCGATATCGGCGGGGGCAGCACGGAAATCTCGCTGTTCCGCAACCGTAAGCTGCTGCACAGCGTCTCGTTTCCGTTCGGCTGCGTCAACACGGCGAAACGGTATGCGGCGGGGAACGGACCCGTCCGGCCCGAACAACTGGAGGAAATCCGCAAGATGGTGGACGAGGCGCTTCGCAAGCATCCGTGGTGCGCTTCCAATCGCGGCCTGCCGTTGATCGGCCTTGGCGGTACGGTGCGCACGCTGTGCAAAATCGACCAAGCCCGCCGCCGCTACAGCTTGCCGCTCACCCATCAGTACGAGCTTCAGCCTTCCCAAGTCCGGGGCTGGATCGATACGCTGGCGCCCCTGAGCGCCGAAAAGCGCAAAAAGTTCGACGGCGTGTCGGACGACCGCGCCGATTTGATTGTTCCCGGATTTGCCATTCTTCATGCGATTCTGCAACACCTCGGCTCGACGGTGCTGGTCGTGAGCGGAGCCGGACTGCGCGACGGTTTGTTCTACGAGACGATCAACCCGAAGCGCCCGCTTGTCGATAATGTCTTGCAGCGCAGCGTCCATACGCTGCTGAAGCTGTACCCGACCGTATCGGTCCGGCATACGGACCAGGTGAACAAGCTGGCGCTCAAGCTGTTCGACGGCGTCTTCGGCAAGGAGGGCGACCCCCGGCTCCGTTCGTGCGTGGATGCGGCTTCGCGCTTGTACCGGATCGGCATCGCCATCAGCTACTACGACTATCCGAAGCATACGTTCTATATGCTCGCCCATTCCCGGCTGAACGGCATGTCGCACCGCGAGGTGCTGATGACGGCGCTGATCGCTTCCTATAAGACGAGAGGGCGGGCCAAGAAGCTTCAGCAAGCGCACCGCGACATCCTGCAGGATCAGGACCTGGGCGTGATCTCCCGGCTGGGCACGCTTGTCCGGCTGGCCGTCGCGCTGGACCGCAGCGGTACGCAGCCGGTCTCGGAGATTGAGGTGACGCGTACGCCGGATCAGCTTCAAGTGCATCTGTACAGCACTCACGACACGTCAGTCGAGCTGAGAGAGGTGCGCAGTTTGCGATCCGAGATCAAGAAAGTATGGGGCTTCAAGCTTGTTCTGCGCGAGACCCGGGACAAGCAGCAGAAGCCGGGCAAAAAACGGAAGCGATCGGCGGAATAG
- the mdh gene encoding malate dehydrogenase, translating to MAIRRKKISVIGAGFTGSTTALMLAQKELGDIVLLDIPQLENPTKGKALDMLEASPVQGFDANIVGTSDYADTAGSDVVIITAGIARKPGMSRDDLVNTNAGIVKAVCENVKRTSPDAYVIILSNPVDAMTYVAYRTLGFPKNRVIGQSGVLDTARYNTFIAQELNVSVEDVRGVVLGGHGDDMVPLVRYSSAGGIPIEKLIPKERIDAIVQRTRTGGGEIVNLLGNGSAYYAPAASLVQMTEAILKDKKRIIPVIALLQGEYGYDNLFMGVLAVLGGDGIEKVIELDLLPEEKAALDKSAQSVRNVIQIVAGSV from the coding sequence ATGGCAATCAGGCGAAAAAAAATTAGCGTAATCGGCGCGGGCTTCACCGGCTCGACCACCGCTCTTATGCTGGCCCAAAAAGAACTGGGGGACATCGTCCTGCTCGATATCCCGCAGCTTGAAAATCCGACGAAGGGCAAAGCGCTGGATATGCTGGAAGCATCGCCGGTGCAAGGCTTCGACGCCAACATCGTCGGCACGTCCGACTATGCGGATACGGCCGGCTCCGACGTCGTCATCATCACGGCCGGGATCGCTCGCAAGCCGGGCATGAGCCGCGACGACCTCGTCAACACGAACGCGGGCATCGTCAAAGCCGTCTGCGAGAACGTCAAGCGGACGTCCCCGGACGCCTACGTGATCATTCTCAGCAACCCGGTTGACGCGATGACGTATGTCGCGTACCGAACGCTGGGCTTCCCGAAAAACCGCGTCATCGGCCAATCCGGCGTACTCGACACGGCTCGCTACAACACGTTTATCGCCCAAGAGCTGAACGTATCGGTTGAAGACGTGCGCGGCGTCGTTCTCGGAGGCCACGGCGACGACATGGTTCCGCTCGTCCGCTACTCCAGCGCAGGCGGCATCCCGATCGAGAAGCTGATCCCCAAAGAGCGCATCGACGCGATCGTACAACGCACACGCACGGGCGGCGGCGAGATCGTCAACCTGCTCGGCAACGGCAGCGCCTATTACGCTCCGGCCGCGTCGCTGGTGCAAATGACCGAAGCGATCCTGAAAGACAAAAAGCGCATCATCCCGGTTATTGCCCTGCTCCAGGGCGAATACGGCTACGACAACCTTTTTATGGGCGTACTGGCCGTATTGGGCGGCGACGGCATCGAGAAAGTCATCGAGCTCGACCTGCTGCCGGAAGAAAAAGCGGCGCTGGACAAATCCGCTCAATCCGTGCGCAACGTCATCCAAATCGTTGCAGGCAGCGTCTAA
- the icd gene encoding NADP-dependent isocitrate dehydrogenase, with product MAQFETYSLPTEGERITIENGKLIVPNHPIIPFIEGDGTGPDIWRASKRILDAAVEKAYKGEKKLAWYEVYAGEKAFNKFNNWLPNDTLTAIREYIVAIKGPLTTPVGGGIRSLNVALRQELDLYVCLRPVRYFQGVPSPVKRPELVDMVIFRENTEDIYAGVEWQEGTPEVKKVLEFLQKEMGVKKIRFPETSGIGIKPVSREGSERLVRAAIEYAIKHGRKSVTLVHKGNIMKFTEGAFKNWGYELAEREFGDNVFTWAQYDRIKAEQGTDAANAAQKAAEAEGKIIVKDAIADIALQQVLTRPTDFDVIATLNLNGDYLSDALAAQVGGIGIAPGANINYVTGHAIFEATHGTAPKYANLDVVNPGSVTLSGVMMLEHLGWLEAADLIYKGLEKTIANKTVTYDFARLMEGATEVKCSEFADLVIKNMA from the coding sequence ATGGCTCAATTCGAAACCTATTCGCTGCCGACCGAAGGCGAACGCATCACGATTGAAAACGGCAAACTGATCGTTCCGAACCATCCGATTATCCCGTTCATCGAAGGCGACGGCACGGGCCCGGACATCTGGCGCGCGTCCAAGCGTATTCTCGACGCGGCCGTGGAAAAAGCGTACAAAGGTGAGAAAAAACTCGCTTGGTACGAAGTGTACGCGGGTGAAAAAGCGTTCAACAAATTCAACAACTGGCTGCCGAACGACACCCTGACCGCGATCCGCGAGTACATCGTGGCGATCAAAGGTCCGCTTACGACCCCGGTAGGCGGCGGCATCCGCTCCCTGAACGTCGCGCTGCGCCAAGAGCTCGACCTGTACGTGTGCCTGCGTCCGGTTCGTTATTTCCAAGGCGTGCCGTCCCCGGTCAAACGTCCGGAACTGGTCGACATGGTTATTTTCCGCGAGAACACGGAGGACATCTACGCGGGCGTCGAGTGGCAGGAAGGCACTCCGGAAGTGAAGAAAGTGCTCGAGTTCCTGCAAAAAGAAATGGGCGTCAAAAAAATCCGCTTCCCGGAAACGTCCGGCATCGGCATCAAGCCGGTTTCCCGCGAAGGTTCGGAGCGCCTGGTTCGCGCCGCGATCGAATACGCGATCAAGCACGGCCGCAAGAGCGTAACGCTTGTGCATAAAGGCAACATCATGAAATTCACCGAAGGCGCGTTCAAAAACTGGGGCTACGAGCTGGCCGAGCGCGAATTCGGCGACAACGTGTTCACTTGGGCTCAATACGACCGCATCAAAGCCGAGCAAGGCACAGACGCGGCCAATGCGGCTCAAAAAGCGGCTGAAGCCGAAGGCAAAATCATCGTGAAAGACGCGATCGCCGACATCGCGCTGCAGCAAGTGCTGACGCGCCCGACGGACTTCGACGTCATCGCGACGCTGAACCTGAACGGCGACTACCTCTCCGACGCGCTGGCCGCTCAAGTCGGCGGCATCGGCATCGCGCCGGGAGCCAACATCAACTACGTCACCGGCCACGCGATCTTCGAAGCGACGCACGGCACGGCTCCGAAATACGCGAATCTCGACGTCGTCAACCCGGGCTCCGTCACGCTGTCCGGCGTCATGATGCTGGAGCATCTGGGCTGGCTGGAAGCGGCCGACCTGATCTACAAAGGCCTGGAGAAAACAATCGCCAACAAAACGGTCACTTACGACTTCGCGCGTCTGATGGAAGGCGCAACGGAAGTCAAATGCTCCGAGTTTGCCGACCTTGTCATCAAAAATATGGCTTAA